The sequence GACCACCGAACCGGGCGCCTGGCCGTCGCGGCCGCCGGACCGGGCCGCGTCCAGGGTGCCCAGCAGCAGCTGGACCATCAGGCGGCCCATGCCCTCGATGTCCTGGCGTACGGTCGTCAGCGGCGGATCGGCGCTCTGCGCCACCTGCTCGGCGTCGTCGAAGCCGACCAGCGCCACGTCCCCGGGCACCGTGCGGCCGCGCTCCCGCAGTATCCGCAGCGCACCGGTGGCCATCAGGTCGTTCGCGGCGAACACCGCGTCGACCGGGCCTCCCCGGTCCAGCAGTTCGGCCATCGCGCGGGCCCCGCCCGCCACGGTGAAGTCCCCCTCGGCGACCAGGGCCGGATCGGCGTCCGGCAGGACGTCCCGGTAGCCGCTCAGCCGGTCGGCCGCCGAGGTCTGGTCCAGCGGGCCGGCGATGTGCGCGATCCGCTGCCGGCCCCCGTCCAGCAGGTACCGTACGGCCTCCCGCGCGCCCCCGCGGTTGTCGGCGTCGACGTAGAGCACCTCGCTGTGGTCCCCGGGCCCGGCGGTCCAGC comes from Streptomyces sp. NBC_01408 and encodes:
- a CDS encoding LacI family DNA-binding transcriptional regulator — its product is MPGQRPGDRPTLEAVAARAGVSRATASRVVNGGDGVRTHLVERVREAVRDLGYVPNPAARTLVTRRTGAVAVIIAEPEVRIFSDPFFSRQVRGISKELTAHDTQLVLLLVEDRGDYDRIGRYLAGGHVDGALAFSLHTDDPLPAIARHLGMPTVYGGRPGWTAGPGDHSEVLYVDADNRGGAREAVRYLLDGGRQRIAHIAGPLDQTSAADRLSGYRDVLPDADPALVAEGDFTVAGGARAMAELLDRGGPVDAVFAANDLMATGALRILRERGRTVPGDVALVGFDDAEQVAQSADPPLTTVRQDIEGMGRLMVQLLLGTLDAARSGGRDGQAPGSVVTATSLVRRGSA